In the Sulfurospirillum tamanense genome, one interval contains:
- a CDS encoding MmcQ/YjbR family DNA-binding protein: MTAQALDAYCLSKKGAHKSYPFDATSAVYKVGEKMFALIAEPETPPRITLKCDPIYALELRSLYASVTGGYYMNKKHWNTISCDGEVDEESLREWIDASYALVVSALPKKVRDTL; encoded by the coding sequence ATGACCGCCCAAGCCCTAGACGCCTATTGCCTTAGCAAAAAAGGTGCGCACAAAAGCTACCCCTTTGATGCCACGAGTGCTGTGTATAAGGTGGGTGAAAAGATGTTTGCTCTCATCGCCGAGCCAGAAACACCCCCGCGCATTACGCTTAAATGCGACCCCATCTACGCCCTCGAGCTTCGCAGCCTCTACGCCAGTGTCACGGGCGGGTATTACATGAACAAAAAACACTGGAACACCATCAGTTGCGATGGCGAAGTTGACGAAGAGAGCCTGCGGGAGTGGATTGACGCTTCTTATGCCCTCGTGGTAAGCGCACTGCCTAAAAAGGTGCGAGACACGCTTTAG
- a CDS encoding transporter substrate-binding domain-containing protein: MKSLFLTLILAFNSLLFAASNTLTVGLAAAYPPFESRDEKSGQIVGFDIDLAHAIGKILGKTIVIKDAEWQALLGGLRNGHYDIILSAMSKQEAGADNANFSDPYYELTDVIVTRKDDARITKPEDLKGKVVGVQLGSGSEQVVDKLEGLKSVSRYNYNPEAFLDLKHKRIDAVVVGYAYALTQKDFATEYKLAGEVAAAELVIVMKKGQDALTAQINQALAQVKADGTYDALVEKWLQVK; the protein is encoded by the coding sequence GTGAAATCCCTTTTCCTAACCCTCATTTTGGCCTTTAACAGCCTGCTTTTTGCGGCTTCCAATACCCTTACCGTTGGCCTTGCCGCAGCCTACCCACCCTTTGAATCCCGCGATGAAAAAAGCGGCCAAATCGTAGGGTTTGACATCGACCTAGCCCACGCCATTGGCAAAATCCTTGGCAAAACCATTGTCATCAAAGACGCCGAATGGCAAGCCTTGCTAGGCGGACTTAGAAACGGCCATTACGACATCATCCTCAGCGCCATGAGCAAACAAGAAGCGGGCGCAGACAATGCCAACTTCAGCGACCCCTACTACGAGCTTACCGATGTCATCGTCACACGCAAAGACGATGCGCGCATCACCAAACCTGAAGACTTAAAAGGCAAAGTAGTCGGCGTGCAACTTGGAAGTGGTAGCGAACAAGTGGTAGACAAACTCGAAGGCCTAAAGTCCGTCTCTCGTTACAACTACAACCCCGAAGCCTTTTTGGACCTCAAACACAAACGCATTGACGCGGTGGTTGTAGGCTATGCGTACGCCCTCACCCAAAAAGATTTTGCCACTGAATACAAACTCGCAGGTGAAGTGGCTGCGGCAGAGCTAGTGATTGTAATGAAAAAAGGCCAAGATGCACTCACTGCTCAAATCAACCAAGCCCTCGCCCAAGTCAAAGCCGATGGCACGTACGACGCCCTTGTTGAAAAATGGTTACAGGTTAAATAG
- a CDS encoding methionine ABC transporter ATP-binding protein, translated as MIHIDQLQKSYGDTCVLDGIDLAVGAGEIHAIVGHSGAGKSTLLRCINGLETYQGGSLKVFGHKVKDLSPSALRELRKEMGMIFQNFALANQKSVFENVALPLRVHGYERAHITRRVKELLDLVGLAEKATAYPNALSGGQKQRVAIARALALEPKILLSDEATSALDPKTTNDVLDLLGTINRTFGITVIIVTHEMEVVKKAAQFAMLLEQGKILGHGRVEELFLRPTQRLKHFLGEEEYLPQTGVNIHLYFPKEVAQHSLITHMARTLDMDFNIVWGKLERLGGTVLGHLVINLEAHHQSAVEAYLAQSGVLWEVA; from the coding sequence GTGATTCACATAGACCAGTTACAAAAATCCTACGGCGACACGTGCGTGCTTGATGGCATTGACCTAGCCGTGGGCGCAGGGGAAATCCACGCCATCGTCGGCCACAGTGGCGCGGGAAAAAGCACCCTTTTACGCTGCATCAACGGCCTAGAAACCTACCAAGGCGGTAGCCTAAAAGTCTTTGGCCACAAAGTCAAAGACTTAAGCCCCAGTGCTTTGCGCGAACTGCGCAAAGAGATGGGGATGATTTTCCAAAACTTCGCCCTTGCCAACCAAAAAAGCGTCTTTGAAAACGTCGCACTCCCCTTGCGCGTCCACGGGTATGAGCGCGCCCACATCACGCGTCGCGTAAAAGAACTCTTAGACCTCGTCGGCCTTGCCGAAAAAGCCACCGCTTACCCCAACGCCCTTAGTGGCGGCCAAAAACAGCGCGTCGCCATCGCCCGCGCCTTGGCACTAGAACCCAAGATTCTCCTTAGCGATGAAGCCACCAGTGCCCTTGACCCCAAAACCACCAACGACGTCCTAGACCTCCTTGGCACCATCAACCGCACCTTTGGCATCACCGTCATCATCGTCACTCACGAAATGGAAGTGGTCAAAAAAGCCGCCCAGTTTGCCATGCTCCTAGAACAGGGCAAAATCCTTGGCCACGGCAGGGTCGAAGAACTCTTTTTGCGCCCCACCCAACGCCTCAAACACTTCCTTGGGGAGGAAGAGTACTTGCCCCAAACAGGCGTCAACATCCACCTCTACTTCCCCAAAGAAGTCGCCCAACACAGCCTCATCACCCACATGGCGCGCACCCTTGACATGGACTTTAACATCGTCTGGGGCAAGCTAGAACGCCTTGGTGGCACCGTGCTTGGCCACCTTGTCATCAACCTCGAAGCCCACCACCAAAGCGCGGTAGAAGCGTACCTAGCCCAAAGCGGCGTATTGTGGGAGGTAGCCTAA
- a CDS encoding methionine ABC transporter permease translates to MDAFLTLFETILLPAIYQTLYMSLTATLLAFLLGLIPGIVLVLSDSNGLSPNKTLYTTLDFIINTLRSFPFIILIIVLFPFTKLLVGQSIGTTAAIVPLTIGTAPFFAKLIESAFKEIDRGIIEAPKSYGATNLQIVFRVMFPEALPSLVSGITLILIVVVGFSAMAGTVGGGGLGDVAIRYGYHRFRPDVLAYTVIILVLMVQGFQLLGNLLYKLLKK, encoded by the coding sequence ATGGACGCGTTTTTGACCCTCTTTGAGACCATCTTACTCCCCGCCATTTACCAAACCTTGTACATGAGCCTCACGGCTACCTTGTTGGCTTTTTTGCTTGGCCTCATTCCTGGCATCGTCCTTGTACTAAGTGACAGCAACGGCTTAAGCCCCAACAAAACCCTCTACACAACGCTAGATTTCATCATCAACACCTTGCGCTCGTTTCCCTTCATCATCCTCATCATCGTGCTCTTTCCCTTTACGAAACTGCTTGTGGGGCAAAGCATCGGCACCACCGCGGCCATCGTGCCTTTGACCATCGGCACGGCACCGTTTTTTGCCAAGCTCATCGAAAGCGCGTTTAAGGAAATCGACCGTGGCATCATCGAAGCCCCCAAATCCTACGGTGCGACTAACCTGCAAATCGTCTTTCGGGTCATGTTTCCCGAAGCCTTGCCTAGCCTTGTTTCAGGCATCACCCTCATCCTCATCGTCGTGGTTGGTTTTTCCGCTATGGCAGGCACAGTAGGGGGTGGCGGCCTTGGAGACGTGGCGATTCGCTACGGCTACCACCGTTTCAGGCCCGATGTATTGGCTTACACGGTCATCATTCTCGTCCTTATGGTACAGGGGTTTCAATTGCTTGGGAACCTCTTGTACAAGTTACTCAAGAAGTAA
- a CDS encoding CD3072 family TudS-related putative desulfidase — MPRSKRLLLLSHCLLNANAKVEGIEPYEGAFKPLILPLIEAGFGLIQLPCPELRHGGMRRWGQVKTQYDTPFYRAHCKTLLEPFVLEILEYQRCGYEVCGCIGVDGSPSCGVHRTCKGDWGGEIDESFCLESCLESLREENEAGVMIASLQALLAEHGITLPFWAINEKSPHEEVATLLKELS; from the coding sequence ATGCCAAGATCCAAGCGCTTGTTGCTACTTTCCCATTGCCTCTTGAATGCTAACGCCAAAGTAGAGGGCATCGAACCCTACGAAGGTGCGTTCAAACCTCTCATTTTGCCCCTCATTGAAGCGGGTTTTGGCCTCATCCAACTCCCCTGTCCTGAACTGCGCCACGGTGGAATGCGCCGCTGGGGTCAGGTCAAAACCCAATACGACACGCCCTTTTACCGCGCCCACTGCAAAACACTCCTAGAACCCTTCGTGCTTGAAATACTCGAATACCAACGCTGTGGGTATGAAGTATGCGGCTGTATCGGCGTGGACGGTAGCCCAAGCTGTGGAGTGCACCGTACATGTAAGGGCGACTGGGGTGGTGAAATCGACGAGAGCTTTTGCTTGGAAAGCTGTCTTGAGAGCTTGCGCGAGGAGAACGAAGCGGGCGTGATGATAGCATCACTGCAAGCGCTCTTGGCAGAACACGGGATAACGTTGCCCTTTTGGGCCATCAATGAAAAATCGCCCCACGAAGAGGTGGCGACACTACTCAAGGAGCTTTCGTGA
- a CDS encoding MetQ/NlpA family ABC transporter substrate-binding protein, whose translation MKLRVLVLSALAALSLVAKEVIVVGATPVPHAQILEFVKPLVAKAGYELKIQEFNDYVIPNLATEEGELDANFFQHTPYLEEFNKNRRTTLVKTVSVHLEPMGVYSKSLKSLDALKDGSKVSIPNDPTNESRALEVLAHLGLITLNDAPLKTPIDITSNPKKLRFVEIEAPQLPRTLGDVSLSVINTNFALSAGLNPTKDALAMESIDSPYANILVVKSGRENDPKIKALDAALNSPEVKAYILETFKGEIIPAF comes from the coding sequence ATGAAATTACGTGTATTGGTTTTAAGCGCCCTTGCTGCGCTGTCCCTTGTTGCTAAAGAGGTCATCGTCGTAGGCGCCACCCCTGTGCCTCACGCCCAAATCCTAGAGTTTGTCAAACCCCTTGTAGCCAAAGCGGGCTATGAGCTCAAAATCCAAGAGTTCAACGACTACGTCATCCCCAACCTTGCCACTGAAGAGGGCGAATTGGATGCGAACTTCTTCCAGCACACCCCGTACCTCGAAGAGTTTAACAAAAACCGTCGCACCACCCTTGTCAAAACCGTGAGCGTACACCTTGAGCCTATGGGTGTCTATTCTAAAAGCCTCAAAAGCCTTGACGCGCTCAAAGACGGAAGCAAAGTGAGCATCCCTAACGACCCTACTAACGAAAGCCGCGCCTTGGAAGTGTTAGCCCACCTTGGCCTCATCACCCTCAATGACGCGCCCCTTAAAACGCCTATCGACATTACCAGTAACCCTAAAAAACTTCGCTTTGTGGAAATCGAAGCGCCTCAACTTCCCCGCACCCTTGGTGATGTTTCCCTTTCGGTCATCAACACTAACTTTGCGTTAAGTGCTGGCCTGAACCCCACCAAAGACGCTTTGGCAATGGAAAGCATCGACTCCCCTTACGCCAACATCTTGGTTGTTAAAAGCGGACGAGAAAATGACCCAAAAATCAAAGCCCTAGACGCCGCTTTAAACTCACCTGAGGTAAAAGCGTACATCCTCGAAACCTTTAAAGGCGAGATTATCCCCGCGTTTTAG